Proteins from a genomic interval of Candidatus Binatia bacterium:
- the hpnH gene encoding adenosyl-hopene transferase HpnH, with translation MRFPLHIATDMAKWQFQNKVAGNERYPIVLMLEPLYTCNLACIGCLPERHTGKLADRLSLEECLKSVDECGAPVVSICGGEPTLYPEIVELIEGCIARKKQVILCTNGLELDDFYAKAKPHKRLLVNVHLDGMRETHDMVCAKEGVFDAAIEGIKEGLRRGYSVSTNTTVYRETSLEELEELAAMLSPMGVQGILVSPGYHYEKITGGEEHFMFREEIEKKFKRVLQLSKSYAISSTPLFLEFAAGLRDYPCTPWGNPTRTPRGWKGPCYLVGERFYPTWESFWNDVDWDYWASRKDERCLNCKMHSGFEPSVVRHLGSSPSDMWKMARYQFGPRPGGKPDAVPV, from the coding sequence ATGAGGTTCCCACTCCATATCGCGACCGACATGGCCAAATGGCAGTTTCAGAACAAGGTTGCGGGGAATGAACGCTACCCGATCGTGCTGATGCTGGAGCCTCTCTACACCTGCAATCTCGCTTGTATTGGCTGCCTGCCCGAGCGCCACACAGGAAAACTGGCCGATCGCCTCTCTCTGGAAGAATGCCTCAAGTCGGTGGACGAATGCGGAGCCCCTGTAGTTTCGATCTGCGGCGGCGAACCGACGCTCTATCCTGAGATCGTCGAGTTGATCGAAGGCTGCATCGCCCGCAAGAAACAGGTCATTCTCTGCACCAACGGGCTCGAGCTCGATGACTTCTACGCAAAAGCGAAGCCCCATAAGCGTCTCCTGGTGAACGTCCATCTGGACGGCATGCGCGAGACTCACGATATGGTCTGCGCCAAAGAGGGCGTTTTTGATGCCGCCATCGAGGGCATCAAGGAAGGACTCCGCCGGGGGTACTCTGTCTCGACCAACACCACCGTCTATCGCGAAACCAGTCTGGAAGAACTCGAAGAACTCGCCGCGATGCTGAGCCCGATGGGTGTGCAGGGCATCCTCGTCTCACCGGGATACCACTACGAAAAGATCACCGGCGGCGAAGAACATTTCATGTTCCGCGAAGAGATCGAGAAGAAATTCAAACGCGTCCTGCAGCTGTCGAAATCCTATGCGATTTCCTCGACCCCGCTCTTTCTGGAGTTTGCGGCCGGGCTTCGTGATTACCCCTGTACCCCCTGGGGCAACCCGACACGGACGCCACGCGGATGGAAAGGCCCCTGCTATCTTGTCGGCGAACGCTTCTACCCGACTTGGGAATCTTTCTGGAACGATGTCGATTGGGACTACTGGGCAAGCCGCAAGGACGAGCGCTGCCTGAATTGCAAGATGCACTCCGGATTCGAGCCCAGCGTGGTCCGTCATCTCGGTTCCAGCCCGTCGGATATGTGGAAGATGGCTCGCTATCAGTTCGGGCCGCGCCCGGGCGGCAAGCCCGACGCCGTGCCGGTCTGA
- the hpnE gene encoding hydroxysqualene dehydroxylase HpnE yields MRDDPILIVGGGLAGSSSALFLADAGYPVTLIEKRPFLGGRAFSFVEKGGAVIDNGQHALLGCYHETLGLLERVGVGDRLYRQKGIELEMREVGRRSMLTAGGMPAPFHLLRALGPFSMLTLRERVQAARGAIAFVLRARMRPEAVARETVEQALIRAGQSERVREVLWYPVALAALNDDPAVASATLFAEVVKRAFLGRAGDAAIVLPGVPLSDLFGAPVTAALAEAGVEVLTGATAKNILLRADGRVAGLTLNSGEERRGRGVILATTPGALGRLEIDDRPLTEVLGGIPESLEATAPIVSTHVSLPAPVDLPAVVGLIGTTTQWVFNSDRIRQDRTDGTGLLSCVTSGARELDGVPDAEVKAIVARELGELLPEVHGMSVEHMHVVRERHATMAPTPVAHAERPSVRTTVPGLFLCGDWVQTGLPATLESATMSGRMAAEAMVAEAPKAASGAAA; encoded by the coding sequence ATGCGCGACGATCCCATCCTGATTGTGGGCGGCGGCCTCGCGGGATCTTCCAGTGCGCTTTTTCTGGCCGACGCGGGTTATCCCGTGACCTTGATCGAGAAGCGTCCGTTCCTCGGTGGGCGAGCTTTTTCCTTTGTGGAAAAGGGGGGCGCCGTGATCGATAACGGGCAGCACGCTCTGCTCGGCTGTTATCATGAGACACTTGGCTTGCTGGAGCGAGTCGGGGTGGGCGATCGGCTCTATCGACAAAAAGGAATCGAGCTCGAAATGCGCGAAGTCGGGCGACGTTCGATGCTCACCGCAGGCGGGATGCCGGCACCCTTTCATCTGCTGCGAGCATTGGGTCCTTTTTCGATGCTGACCTTGCGCGAGCGGGTTCAGGCGGCACGTGGTGCAATCGCTTTTGTCCTTCGTGCTCGTATGAGGCCCGAGGCGGTCGCTCGGGAGACTGTGGAGCAGGCTTTGATCCGGGCCGGGCAATCGGAACGGGTCCGCGAGGTTCTTTGGTATCCGGTAGCCCTCGCCGCTCTCAATGATGATCCCGCTGTGGCCTCGGCGACCCTTTTTGCCGAAGTCGTGAAGCGGGCTTTTCTGGGTCGGGCGGGCGATGCGGCAATCGTTTTGCCCGGTGTTCCGCTTTCGGACCTTTTTGGTGCGCCCGTGACAGCGGCGTTGGCGGAGGCGGGGGTCGAGGTGCTGACGGGGGCGACGGCGAAAAATATCCTTCTCCGAGCCGACGGGCGGGTGGCCGGTCTGACCTTGAATAGCGGTGAAGAGCGGCGGGGCCGCGGGGTGATTCTGGCAACGACGCCGGGCGCGCTGGGCCGTCTGGAAATCGACGACCGTCCCTTGACCGAGGTGCTTGGGGGGATCCCGGAAAGCCTTGAGGCGACAGCGCCGATTGTATCGACCCATGTGTCGCTGCCGGCTCCGGTGGACCTGCCCGCGGTAGTCGGGTTGATCGGGACGACGACCCAATGGGTATTCAATTCGGACCGGATCCGGCAGGACCGCACGGATGGCACCGGTCTTCTTTCGTGCGTCACCAGCGGTGCTCGCGAATTGGACGGCGTGCCGGACGCAGAAGTGAAGGCAATCGTGGCACGAGAACTGGGAGAACTTCTCCCCGAAGTGCACGGTATGTCCGTGGAGCATATGCATGTGGTTCGAGAGAGACATGCGACGATGGCGCCCACGCCGGTTGCCCATGCGGAGAGACCTTCGGTGCGGACGACCGTTCCCGGGCTCTTCCTCTGCGGAGACTGGGTTCAGACCGGGCTTCCAGCCACGTTGGAGAGTGCGACGATGAGCGGCCGTATGGCGGCGGAAGCCATGGTGGCGGAAGCACCGAAGGCAGCGTCCGGGGCCGCTGCGTGA
- a CDS encoding glycosyltransferase: MISLASLAAISFVAWVYLAFAHGRFWCGDQRLEGGERAPAKWPDVIAIVPARNESAVIERSLRSLLQQDYPGQFSVILVDDESSDDTAGVARACASTVVSDVPLQILSTSPRPTGWVGKMWALETGVSAAGRPAGEKQASWFLLTDADIEHSPGNLRRLVARGESQKLSLVSLMVRLEAEQGWGRLLIPAFVYFFQKLYPFPKVNDPADSVAAAAGGCMLVRQAALEAAGGVSPLRSEIIDDCAFGRALKAQGPIWLGLTESERSIRPYVGLREVWDMVARSAFTQLNYSWGLLAGTLLGLSLLYLVPPLALVAGVLAGDGVWALWGLGAWLLMAATFLPTLVLYGRSAWLSLALPLAGVLYASMTFDSAWRHFRGRGAYWKGRAGAGSDTVTG, translated from the coding sequence GTGATCTCGCTTGCCTCTTTGGCCGCAATTTCTTTTGTGGCCTGGGTTTATCTCGCCTTCGCTCATGGGCGATTCTGGTGTGGGGATCAGCGTTTGGAGGGCGGCGAAAGGGCACCGGCGAAGTGGCCGGATGTCATCGCGATCGTGCCGGCCCGAAACGAGTCTGCCGTGATTGAGCGCTCGCTGCGCTCACTCCTCCAGCAGGATTATCCCGGACAATTCTCGGTGATTTTAGTCGACGACGAGAGTAGCGACGATACGGCTGGGGTGGCGCGAGCGTGTGCCTCGACAGTCGTGAGTGATGTGCCGCTGCAGATCCTGTCGACGTCCCCGAGGCCGACGGGTTGGGTTGGCAAGATGTGGGCCCTGGAAACAGGCGTTTCCGCAGCGGGTCGGCCTGCAGGCGAAAAACAAGCGAGTTGGTTCCTGCTGACGGATGCGGACATCGAGCATTCGCCGGGGAATCTTCGGCGCCTCGTGGCGCGGGGCGAGTCGCAGAAACTTTCACTGGTCTCTCTGATGGTGCGACTCGAGGCGGAGCAGGGCTGGGGGCGGTTATTGATCCCCGCGTTCGTCTATTTCTTTCAAAAGCTCTACCCCTTTCCGAAAGTCAACGATCCAGCAGATTCTGTCGCGGCGGCCGCGGGTGGCTGTATGTTGGTCCGACAGGCGGCCCTGGAAGCGGCAGGCGGCGTCTCTCCGCTGCGTTCGGAAATTATCGATGATTGTGCCTTTGGTCGCGCGCTCAAGGCGCAGGGGCCCATCTGGCTCGGATTGACCGAGAGTGAGCGCAGCATTCGTCCCTACGTCGGCCTCCGTGAGGTCTGGGATATGGTCGCGCGCAGTGCATTTACCCAATTGAACTATTCATGGGGACTGCTTGCCGGAACCTTGCTCGGTCTCTCGCTGCTCTATTTGGTTCCGCCCCTGGCTCTCGTCGCAGGGGTTCTTGCCGGCGACGGCGTGTGGGCACTTTGGGGTTTGGGGGCCTGGTTGCTCATGGCAGCAACTTTTCTGCCGACGCTCGTCCTCTACGGACGCAGCGCATGGCTGTCATTGGCCCTGCCTTTGGCCGGAGTCCTCTACGCGTCGATGACCTTTGATTCCGCCTGGCGCCATTTCCGGGGACGGGGTGCCTATTGGAAGGGACGCGCTGGTGCCGGTTCCGACACCGTGACGGGCTAG